A region from the Falco rusticolus isolate bFalRus1 chromosome 4, bFalRus1.pri, whole genome shotgun sequence genome encodes:
- the NUB1 gene encoding NEDD8 ultimate buster 1 → MAQKKYLIAKLTSCLREDKIQLWKPPYTNEKKEAGKEMKELVQKYSSKLNINENDTENMLEEIRCKAIERGTGNENFKVTGIARLDIYLPRKKSRKIPLETNLFITGKELRSQIAQEHALKENVIKIIINKKQLDLGKTLEDQGVTHNAKVMVLQLEQSDEETKRRVQEEELQCKKEKEINEKMQRTKKGLEILAEREEYLDADSVPYLDIANQTGRSIEIPPQAKKALVLAMGYHEKGRALMKKKEYEIALPYLLDADKHFCECSTELLNTVDNYAVLQLDIVWCYFRLEQLDCLDDAEKKLSTAHRCFQRCYGENHERLIDIKGSYGREKVLFLRLYLLQGIGHYHSGREKEAAEYIQKASCLYEELSIDPDKVDRLSLLGFSEQEARLALRACHGNVEHAANLITNRREEKAQIRREERAKRRQRLEDINTLKSMGYSERAAQVALHNTQGNLDQAFKFILDNPELLLEDDDDDNPVATDRFQVSQESIDQLMYMGFSRESAEQALKVFKGNIHLASQTLAHYGGVLPASLQLSPEGSSPSEESASSKDSPTESAGSSSSPTDEDMETDAVNEILEDIPEHEEDYLDLTLEEEEQIIHEYLSYIQVPQH, encoded by the exons atggcacaaaagaagtatttaataGCCAAACTGACGAGCTGCTTAAGAGAGGACAAAATTCAGCTATGGAAACCACCatatacaaatgaaaaaaaagaagctggtAAAGAGATGAAG GAGCTTGTACAAAAATACTCATCCAAGCTGAATATCAATGAGAATGATACAGAGAATATGCTTGAAGAAATACGGTGTAAAGCAATTGAGCGTGgaacaggaaatgaaaattttaaagtgaCTGGGATTGCGAGACTTGATATATATCTGCCTCGTAAAAAG agcagaaaaatccCACTGGAAACTAACCTGTTCATCACAGGCAAGGAGCTCAGATCACA gATAGCACAGGAAcatgcattaaaagaaaatgttatcaAAATAATCATAAATAAGAAGCAGCTTGACCTGG GCAAAACCCTTGAAGACCAGGGTGTGACACACAATGCAAAAGTGATGGTACTTCAGCTGGAACAGAGTgatgaggaaacaaaaagaagagtTCAGGAAGAAGAACTTcaatgcaagaaagaaaaggaaataaatgaaaagatgcAAAGAACTAAAAAGGGTTTGGAAATTCTAGCAGAAAGAG AGGAATACTTGGATGCAGATTCTGTTCCATACCTAGATATAGCTAATCAAACTGGAAGGTCAATCGAGATTCCCCCTCAGGCTAAAAAA GCCCTTGTGCTGGCAATGGGTTATCATGAGAAGGGCAGAGCattaatgaagaagaaagaatatgaaatagCCCTGCCGTATTTGTTGGATGCTGATAAACACTTCTG tgagtGTAGCACGGAACTGCTGAATACTGTTGATAATTATGCTGTACTGCAGCTGGATATAGTGTGGTGTTACTTCCGCCTGGAGCAGCTGGACTGCCTGGAtgatgcagagaaaaagctgtCCACAGCACACAGATGCTTCCAGAGGTGCTATGGGGAAAACCATGAAAGACTTATTGATATCAAG GGAAGCTATGGTCGTGAGAAGGTTTTATTTCTACGGCTTTACCTCCTTCAAGGGATAGGACACTATCACAGCggcagagaaaaggaggctgctGAATATATTCAGAAG GCATCTTGTTTATATGAAGAGCTGTCCATAGATCCCGATAAAGTTGATCGCCTGTCACTGCTGGGATTCTCCGAACAGGAAGCTCGCCTTGCCCTGCGAGCGTGCCATGGGAACGTGGAGCATGCTGCCAACCTTATCACCAACAGGAGAGAG GAAAAGGCACAGAtaaggagggaggagagagctAAAAGGCGGCAGCGACTGGAAGACATAAATACCTTGAAAAGTATGGGCTATTCAGAGAGAGCTGCTCAAGTAGCTCTTCATAATACGCAAGGAAACCTGGACCAAGCCTTTAAG tttattctGGACAATCCTGAGTTACTGTtggaagatgatgatgatgacaatCCTGTGGCCACGGACCGGTTTCAGGTTTCCCAGGAAAGTATTGATCAG CTGATGTATATGGGTTTCAGCCGTGAGTCAGCAGAGCAAGCTTTAAAGGTCTTCAAAGGCAACATCCACTTAGCTTCCCAAACCCTTGCTCATTATGGGGGAGTTCTTCCTGCTTCGCTGCAGCTGTCTCCAGAAGGGTCCAGTCCATCAGAAGAATCAGCGTCATCAAAAGACTCGCCTACAGAGTCTGCAG GTTCTTCTAGTTCACCAACAGATGAAGACATGGAGACTGATGCAGTCAATGAAATCCTAGAGGATATTCCTGAACATGAAGAGGATTATCTGGATTTAACgctggaggaagaggaacagATCATTCATGAATACTTATCCTATATACAAGTACCACAGCATTAA
- the C4H9orf152 gene encoding LOW QUALITY PROTEIN: uncharacterized protein C9orf152 homolog (The sequence of the model RefSeq protein was modified relative to this genomic sequence to represent the inferred CDS: deleted 1 base in 1 codon), with protein MKEMSCLCMTFSSLLEPMVKTYKYMTGIFSVTHTSEQQTSDRDKQPTKMDVSLLEEQYDHMKQKQKLQSHIIVFKTGEHESVLPEPMINAVLINTKVRRSKSFTEHAPVRKVRVEMTSSSNIQNNSPWHTHLGIHRLVQAPCQGVTWDLSHCKNGQCSFDNQRLISKGNDKLQPKELEGASKPSALSQLGSSSMLNSFSKENSSNISSTCQKPALKSATSAVWAHQDTSTKCMPACNKQKFYPFPIKKGPEFLKQQGGLDCMSHNEDIQYYINLSQKLD; from the exons ATGAAGGAAATGTCCTGCCTCTGCatgactttttcttccttgttggAACCAATGGTGAAGACTTATAAATACATGACTGGTATTTTTTCAGTGACTCATACCTCAGAGCAACAGACTTCAGATCGTGATAAGCAGCCAACCAAGATGGATGTAAGCTTACTTGAGGAGCAGTATGACCAtatgaaacagaagcaaaaactGCAGTCGCACATTATCGTATTTAAAACAg GTGAACATGAATCTGTTCTGCCAGAACCAATGATCAATGCTGTTTTAATTAATACAAAAGTCAGAAGATCAAAGTCTTTTACAGAACATGCTCCTGTCAGAAAGGTCAGAGTGGAGatgaccagcagcagcaacatacAAAACAACTCACCATGGCATACCCACCTGGGAATTCACCGCCTGGTGCAAGCCCCTTGTCAAGGAGTTACCTGGGATCTTTCCCACTGCAAGAATGGACAATGCAGTTTTGACAATCAGAGACTGATTTCAAAGGGAAACGACAAACTGCAACCCAAGGAATTAGAAGGAGCAAGCAAACCATCTGCGCTCAGTCAACTGGGAAGTTCAAGCATGTTGAACAGTTTCAGTAAAGAGAATAGTAGCAACATTTCAAGCACCTGCCAAAAGCCTGCTCTGAAATCAGCCACTTCGGCAGTTTGGGCACATCAAGATACTTCTACAAAATGCATGCCAGCCTgtaataaacagaaattttaccCTTTCCCT ATAAAAAAGGGCCCAGAATTTCTGAAGCAGCAAGGAGGCTTGGATTGTATGTCTCACAATGAAGACATTCAGTACTATATAAATCTTAGCCAAAAACTTGACTAA